Proteins encoded by one window of Nocardioides euryhalodurans:
- a CDS encoding WD40/YVTN/BNR-like repeat-containing protein gives MRTHLGILLTTLATAAVTVAAVPAQADRDRGPDRDLRWQRGVVDTDQSFRGLDAVDRRTAWVSGGSISGGDGSVWRTTDAGRTWEEVSPPGTTGLSLRDVEAKDADTAVVMSIGNGEDSRIWRTDDGGATWTETFRNTEEAAFYNCLDFYPGGRRGLAVSDPVDGKFRVIATEDGGRSWEVLPDAGMPDSTGEFNFSASGDCLVIAGRTAWFGSGGSAARVFRSADRGLTWTATDSTLRADETAGVFGLAFRTPRQGVAVGGDFDPAVVEPDGSALTRDGRTWQVGGDLAHLGEDAAWVSRRLLLVTGESGPEAGTSLSTDGGRTWERLSTTGYHTLDCTRDGSCWAAGGGGRVARASAR, from the coding sequence ATGCGCACTCATCTCGGGATCCTCCTCACCACCCTCGCCACCGCCGCCGTCACCGTCGCGGCCGTGCCCGCCCAGGCCGACCGCGACCGCGGTCCCGACCGGGACCTCCGCTGGCAGCGGGGCGTCGTCGACACCGACCAGTCCTTCCGCGGTCTCGACGCCGTCGACCGGCGTACGGCGTGGGTCAGCGGCGGCAGCATCAGCGGCGGTGACGGCTCGGTGTGGCGTACGACGGACGCCGGCCGGACCTGGGAGGAGGTGAGCCCGCCGGGCACCACGGGGCTGTCGCTGCGCGACGTGGAGGCGAAGGACGCCGACACCGCCGTCGTGATGTCGATCGGCAACGGCGAGGACTCCCGGATCTGGCGCACCGACGACGGGGGTGCGACCTGGACCGAGACGTTCCGCAACACCGAGGAGGCGGCGTTCTACAACTGCCTCGACTTCTACCCCGGCGGGCGGCGCGGGCTGGCGGTGAGCGACCCGGTCGACGGGAAGTTCCGCGTGATCGCGACCGAGGACGGTGGCCGCTCCTGGGAGGTGCTGCCCGACGCCGGGATGCCCGACTCGACCGGTGAGTTCAACTTCTCCGCCAGCGGCGACTGCCTGGTCATCGCCGGCCGGACCGCGTGGTTCGGGTCGGGCGGCTCGGCTGCGCGGGTGTTCCGCTCCGCCGACCGCGGCCTGACCTGGACCGCCACCGACTCGACGCTGCGGGCGGACGAGACGGCCGGGGTCTTCGGCCTGGCCTTCCGCACCCCCCGTCAGGGCGTCGCCGTCGGCGGCGACTTCGACCCGGCCGTCGTCGAGCCGGACGGGTCGGCGCTCACCCGCGACGGTCGCACCTGGCAGGTCGGCGGCGACCTCGCCCACCTCGGCGAGGACGCCGCCTGGGTCTCCCGCAGGCTGCTGCTGGTGACGGGCGAGTCGGGCCCCGAGGCCGGGACCAGCCTCAGCACCGACGGCGGCCGGACCTGGGAACGGCTGAGCACGACCGGCTACCACACCCTCGACTGCACCCGTGACGGCTCGTGCTGGGCCGCCGGCGGGGGTGGCCGGGTGGCGCGCGCGTCGGCCCGCTGA
- a CDS encoding GNAT family N-acetyltransferase, with the protein MTEADVRLATPADAGVVGQLLWDFNTEFETETPSAEEFSGRFTRLLAREDVIVLLAGGADPVGFAYLTLRPAPYFDGPLAQLEELYVRPHLRDRGIGTALLTRAMDLCRERSAGEMHINVDEDDVDTRRFYERHGFLNILPGSDYRMLFYETEL; encoded by the coding sequence ATGACCGAGGCCGACGTACGCCTCGCCACCCCTGCCGACGCGGGCGTGGTCGGGCAGCTGCTGTGGGACTTCAACACCGAGTTCGAGACCGAGACCCCCAGCGCGGAGGAGTTCTCAGGTCGGTTCACGCGGCTGCTCGCGCGCGAGGACGTGATCGTGCTGCTCGCCGGCGGGGCAGACCCGGTCGGCTTCGCCTACCTCACGCTGCGGCCGGCGCCCTACTTCGACGGCCCGCTGGCCCAGCTCGAGGAGCTCTACGTCCGGCCGCACCTGCGCGACCGGGGCATCGGCACCGCGCTGCTGACCCGAGCCATGGACCTGTGCCGCGAGCGGTCCGCCGGCGAGATGCACATCAACGTCGACGAGGACGACGTCGACACCCGACGCTTCTACGAACGGCACGGGTTCCTCAACATCCTGCCCGGCAGCGACTACCGGATGCTGTTCTACGAGACCGAGCTCTGA
- a CDS encoding VOC family protein yields MTDLTIQCFNLDTTDPDRIAGFWQQALGWRRTYENADEVVLEPPAGSPQDGVAPDLLFLRVPEGRTVKNRWHPDLRPTDQAAEVARLEGLGARRVDVGQGDDVSWVVMADPDGNEFCVLRAFTAEERAQIAAEAAARG; encoded by the coding sequence ATGACGGACCTGACGATCCAGTGCTTCAACCTCGACACGACCGATCCCGACCGCATCGCGGGCTTCTGGCAGCAGGCGCTGGGTTGGCGGCGGACCTACGAGAATGCGGACGAGGTGGTCCTCGAGCCACCCGCCGGCAGCCCGCAGGACGGGGTCGCCCCGGACCTGCTCTTCCTGCGGGTCCCGGAGGGCAGGACGGTCAAGAACCGGTGGCACCCGGACCTGCGACCGACCGACCAGGCGGCCGAGGTCGCCCGGCTCGAGGGACTGGGCGCGCGGCGGGTCGACGTGGGCCAGGGCGACGACGTGTCGTGGGTCGTCATGGCCGACCCGGACGGCAACGAGTTCTGCGTGCTGCGCGCCTTCACCGCCGAGGAGCGCGCCCAGATCGCCGCCGAGGCGGCCGCCCGCGGCTGA
- a CDS encoding acylphosphatase: MRRVHVVVHGEVQGVFFRDSCRHEAQARGVTGWVRNTAAGTVEAELEGEAGAVDAMIGWCRQGPRHARVDRLDVRDMDPTGGNGFEIR; encoded by the coding sequence ATGAGGCGGGTCCACGTGGTGGTGCACGGCGAGGTGCAGGGCGTGTTCTTCCGCGACAGCTGCCGGCACGAGGCGCAGGCCCGCGGTGTGACGGGCTGGGTGCGCAACACCGCTGCCGGCACGGTCGAGGCCGAGCTCGAGGGCGAGGCCGGTGCGGTCGACGCGATGATCGGCTGGTGTCGGCAGGGTCCGCGGCACGCGCGCGTCGATCGGCTCGACGTCCGTGACATGGACCCGACCGGCGGCAACGGGTTCGAGATCCGCTGA
- a CDS encoding SRPBCC family protein, with the protein MRLTHTHLVLAPAERVWALTEDLESWPTLTPTMTSVERLDGGPLRVGSTARVTQPRRRPATWTVTTLEPPRQLTWEAAALGTTLVAGHHVEPVDGGCRTTLVLDLEGGTAPVLSRLAGGALRSALATEDDGFRRAAEGRVRPRFVDEHATVLGVPLRDAWGAVRAWVDRLLVRGEGSRLALLLGAEPRAGFSVVEEEPPHLVGLAGRHRFSRYALDLRLEEAVTGTRVVAVTYADFPGPRGAAYRAAVVGSRGHVLAVRRMLDQVRRSA; encoded by the coding sequence ATGCGGCTGACCCACACCCACCTCGTCCTCGCCCCCGCCGAGCGGGTGTGGGCGCTGACGGAGGACCTGGAGTCCTGGCCGACCCTCACCCCGACGATGACCAGCGTGGAGCGGCTCGACGGAGGGCCCCTGCGGGTCGGGAGCACGGCGAGGGTCACCCAGCCCCGGCGGCGCCCGGCCACCTGGACGGTGACCACCCTCGAGCCACCGCGGCAGCTCACGTGGGAGGCAGCGGCCCTCGGCACGACCCTGGTCGCGGGCCACCACGTGGAGCCCGTCGACGGCGGCTGCCGGACGACGCTCGTCCTCGACCTCGAGGGCGGGACCGCGCCCGTGCTGTCGCGCCTCGCCGGCGGCGCGCTGCGGAGCGCGCTCGCGACCGAGGACGACGGCTTCCGTCGCGCGGCCGAGGGACGCGTCCGGCCGCGCTTCGTCGACGAGCACGCGACGGTGCTCGGCGTACCCCTGCGCGATGCGTGGGGCGCGGTACGCGCCTGGGTCGACCGGCTCCTGGTCCGGGGCGAGGGCAGCCGGCTCGCGCTGCTGCTGGGTGCCGAGCCGCGCGCCGGCTTCTCGGTCGTCGAGGAGGAGCCGCCGCACCTGGTCGGCCTCGCCGGCCGGCACCGCTTCTCCCGCTACGCGCTGGACCTGCGCCTGGAGGAGGCCGTGACCGGCACCCGGGTGGTCGCGGTGACGTACGCCGACTTCCCCGGTCCACGCGGTGCGGCCTACCGCGCGGCGGTGGTGGGGAGCCGCGGCCACGTGCTGGCCGTACGGCGGATGCTGGACCAGGTCAGGAGGTCGGCGTGA
- a CDS encoding GNAT family N-acetyltransferase, which yields MTEVRGRWRKPVLTGEHVVLRPITAEDAEAMWEEVTDPEGNDLTATTADFTRAQVASWCASRTAQDERLDLAVVDTATGEYAGEAVLNEYDAERNSANFRIALRGPAWYGRGLGTEATRLLVEHGLRTVGLDFITLGVLARNPRARRAYATAGFRETSRFVEDGEDWVEMTIARSWLSPDYPVLTERLALRPLHPEKDVDTIHSWRSLPEVCRYTPFDPQSREAIAERLTDPERTRSVIDAEGQVISLVVERRDTGQPVGDVVLFWHSAADGHAEIGYELHPDHAGQGFATEAAEALLRLAFDGLRAHRVSARMDQRNTASAAVVGRLGMRLEATYVEGEWFKGEWSTLLVFGLLEHEWRGA from the coding sequence GTGACCGAGGTGAGGGGGCGCTGGCGCAAGCCGGTGCTGACGGGCGAGCACGTGGTGCTCCGGCCGATCACGGCCGAGGACGCGGAGGCGATGTGGGAGGAGGTCACCGACCCGGAGGGCAACGACCTGACGGCGACGACCGCCGACTTCACACGCGCACAGGTCGCCTCGTGGTGCGCCTCGCGGACGGCCCAGGACGAGCGGCTCGACCTGGCCGTCGTCGACACCGCGACCGGGGAGTACGCCGGGGAGGCCGTGCTCAACGAGTACGACGCCGAGCGCAACAGCGCCAACTTCCGGATCGCCCTGCGCGGACCCGCGTGGTACGGCCGGGGCCTCGGCACCGAGGCGACCCGGCTGCTGGTCGAGCACGGGCTGCGGACCGTCGGGCTCGACTTCATCACCCTCGGCGTGCTCGCCCGCAACCCGCGCGCCCGCCGCGCGTACGCGACGGCCGGCTTCCGGGAGACCTCCCGGTTCGTGGAGGACGGTGAGGACTGGGTCGAGATGACCATCGCCCGGTCGTGGCTCTCGCCCGACTACCCCGTCCTCACCGAGCGCCTGGCGCTGCGGCCGCTCCACCCCGAGAAGGACGTCGACACGATCCACTCCTGGCGGTCGCTGCCGGAGGTCTGCCGCTACACCCCCTTCGACCCGCAGTCGCGCGAGGCCATCGCCGAGCGGCTCACCGACCCCGAGCGGACCCGCTCGGTGATCGACGCCGAGGGGCAGGTGATCTCGCTGGTCGTCGAGCGTCGCGACACCGGTCAGCCGGTCGGCGACGTCGTGCTCTTCTGGCACAGCGCCGCCGACGGGCACGCCGAGATCGGCTACGAGCTGCATCCCGACCACGCCGGCCAGGGCTTCGCCACCGAGGCGGCGGAGGCCTTGCTGCGCCTGGCGTTCGACGGTCTCCGCGCCCACCGGGTCAGCGCCCGGATGGACCAGCGCAACACCGCCTCGGCTGCTGTCGTGGGCCGGCTCGGCATGCGGCTCGAGGCGACGTACGTCGAGGGTGAGTGGTTCAAGGGGGAGTGGTCGACGCTGCTGGTCTTCGGGCTCCTCGAGCACGAGTGGCGCGGCGCCTGA